The Brachypodium distachyon strain Bd21 chromosome 4, Brachypodium_distachyon_v3.0, whole genome shotgun sequence nucleotide sequence GATACATAGGTTGGATCTCCCTCTCTTGCTTCTTATTTTCATCTAATGTCTGCTGCTTGGATTTCTGACTTTGTTTTTCTCCCAAACTTGCTATTAGGATGTTTATTGATTGGGTGGTCTGAGAGGTGATAGAATTCTCCtttatttagtactccctccgatccataacaagtgAAAGTACTAAATCACCGACATTATGTATTGGAGGGAGTCCAAAATTATTAGAAAAATGGGGTTCACGGGTGGAGAGAATATATTCCTACTGACCTACAAATTATAAGAAAGCGTGCTTTGAGAAAAGGCACATTTACCTAGTGAAATGAGTGGCTGTAGGCCTGTAATTCAGGTACATGCAGCAAACAGGGCAGCAGATTCTCCTGCTGTCAGTAAAAGAATTTCAATCGTACCTCCAAGTACCTCGTTTACATAAAACATCAGAACTTTAGAAGCATAAAATCTGGAATTTAAATAGCTAACAACCCAGCTGTGATTGTTCCGCCTTATGTTGCTCTTACGTTAGCTTACATTCAGCTTGATAACAACATTTCCTTTTGTCTTGATGAccaaataattttttgtttgtaacCATATTTCTTTCCTTGTAATTGGTTGGTAAATTATTGATTGATCTTCAGGGGCCCAAGTTATGGTTATAGAGGCAGAGTTATGCTTGCGTTTGAAGAAAATGGATCATCTAAAATTGGAGTCCGGTTCGACAAGCAGGTCCCTGATGGTAATGATCTTGGTGGTTTATGTGAGGAAGATCATGGCTTCTTCTGCTCTGGTTAGCTCAAACTTCGGTACCCCACATTTTCCATATTCTTACAATCTGCTATTTGTTGCTGATCATTTGTTGCTTCTGCAGCTGAACTACTCCGCCCTGACTTTGCTGGTGGTGAAGAAGTTGAGAGGCTAGCTATGACGGAGTTAATTGAGGTATTGCATCTTACTTAAAGTTTGTAGTTCTGCAAACAGATGTCAGCGACGTGTCTCCTGTTGTACTGATAGTATGAATCTTGCCTGTCAGGTCATCTCAGAAGAAAGCAAAACTGGCTCTCTTATAGTGTTACTAAAGGATGTAGAGAAATCATTCACTGGAATTACTGAATCGTTTTCATCTTTAAGGAACAAACTCGAATTGCTTCCAGCGGGTGTTCTTGTTATAGGATCCCACACCCAGATGGACAGCCGTAAAGAGAAGGTACATATATATTTGGTGTTGAGTTTCCATGGTAGTGTTACATGTCGAAGCTTATCTGTCTCGGAATTGGCTCAAACTGCTAATGTGTTAAACTTTCATTGAAGAACTGTTTTTCTGTTTAGATTTTTATCAGTAACCTCTCTTCAAGGGCtatctaatactccctccttttcacaaaggctggcatatttggttttgttaagacaagacttggAGCAAGAATTATGTTATTAACAAGTGTTTTTTGAGACATGAAATATATAATAGTTTCGTCTTGAAAAGTCTTTCTGATAATTATGGTTTTCCTATCatataaattatatattaTTAGAgtattgttggtcaaagtcttgtcttaacgaaaccaaattcgacaacctttgtgaaaaggagggagtagttactAAGATGGTGCTATGGTATGTCTTTTAGGCACATCCTGGAGGATTTCTTTTTACGAAGTTCGCTAGTAGCAGCCAGACGCTATTTGACCTTTTCCCGGTAATTTGCATTTTACTTATTCTTTATATTATTAGTCCtctttgagatttttttaatgcatatgATTCCATTAGTCTTATGAACCCAAGGTGCTGATGTTAACTGTCTGTTTCGCCGTGTTGTGATGCATTATTATATTGACAAATGCAGGATAGCTTTGGTAGTCGGTTGCACGAAAGGAACAAAGAAAGTCCTAAGGCAATGAAACATCTAAATAAACTTTTCCCCAACAAAATTACGATCCAGCTTCCACAGGTAATGATATCCCTCGTTACACACATTTTGATTGCTGCACTTAAGTAAACCATCTAACATaaagaatatattttttaggaTGAAGCACTACTTACCAATTGGAAGCAACAATTGGATCGTGATGTTGAAACCCTTAAAGCAAAATCCAACATAGGTAGCATTCGTACGGTAAGCTGCACAGGAAATGCTAGTTTATGCATAGTGCTTGGAACTGTGTACTTCCTGTTTTAAGATGTGCATGTTCTCTCAAAACTGAAGCTGCTTGTATGTGAGGCCTGAGCCATTTATGGCTAGTATTGTTCCAACCTGCCTGGTTGATGTAATTGTCTTGATAGTATTTGCTCTCAGTTTATTTCTAAACTGCATTTCGTCATTTTTTCTGAAGTTATTCGTAATTTTTTGGTACCATCTTTTTACGCCTGTATTCATGCATAAATTTACCATTTCATGGTTTTGCAATTATTTTCATGCCTGTGCTTGCTGCCTATAAGGTTGTATAGACTGAATTCCTGTTGACTACCTCCCAATTTTAAGTGTTCATTGCTCTGCATGCAGTTTCTGAATCGCAGTGCAATTGAGTGCAATGACCTTGAagaattatttataaaagatCAATCGCTGACTAATGAAAGTGAGTAATTGTTTCCTATTATTTGCATTTTGTCCATAGAATTTGAATTAAGACTTTTCTTGCTCCAAACTTTTTTAGATGTGGACAAGATTGTTGGATATGCTGTCAGCTATCATTTTAAGAACAACAAAGTAGAAACCACCAAGGATGGTAAACTTGTGCTCACTAGTGAAAGGTAGTCCTGTTGGTGCCAATTTCCTTTTTCATCTCTTTGCTTTCAATTAGTCTCCTCTTTGGAGAGCTAACTTACTAGTTATGGACGACAGCCTTAAGCATGGCCTCGACATGCTACAGAGCCTACATACTGATAACAAGAGCTCAAAAAAATCATTGAAGGTACTTGATGTCTTGCATATCAAAACATTCTTTCCATCCGTCaataaatagtttttttttccagtttttATATCTGAGTAATTTTCATTTCTTAGGATGTCGTCACagagaatgagtttgagaaaAGGCTTCTGGCAGATGTTATACCACCAAATGATATTGGTGTCACCTTTGATGATATTGGAGCGTTGGAGAATGTGAAGGAAACATTGAAGGAATTGGTGATGCTCCCACTGCAAAGGCCTGAATTGTTCTGCAAAGGGCAGTTAACGAAGGTATGAGATATTGAATACCTCTTTATTAAACCGAGCTTGGACATCATCCTCTTGCTTGTACTAAAAATCCCAACCGATAACAATTACACAAAAATAGAAGTGATATAAATCAGGCTATTTAAGTTTTTTCGGCCCTTTCTTTTTAGTGAAAGTTTTACCAGCCTCTGCGAGTCCATCTGAATGTACAAGTAACACAGCCAAATTACCTGAAGCAATCATGCACTAGAAAGAATATTtgcaaattttgaatttcataAATTGAGTAACattgttttgaagaaaaccTGTGCTTTTGTAGACTAGTTAGATTTAACTTGGTAGATATTGAAGGAAAAAATATTCTGACTTATGCATGAAACTCTCAGCGAGAAATTTTGGATGTGGAGTCCCCAGTCTCTTTGATATGACATTGGTAATAAGTATGAGTCTAATAAGTATACTGGTTAATTCAAGACCCATTAGATATTAAGTTTGGAAGATAATGTTATGTTGACTACATAATTTTGCTGTTATGGCCAAAGTTGAGATATTAAGAGCGTCTCTTCTCAATCCTTTTCTTGCAGCCTTGCAAGGGAATATTGCTCTTTGGGCCTCCTGGCACTGGGAAAACTATGCTTGCTAAAGCAGTAGCAACTGAAGCAGGCGCCAACTTCATCAACATATCAATGTCAAGCATTACATCGAAGGTATAAATTTCATTTAAGTAGCAACCAGTGAGGTGAATTGTGTGATTCTCAAGGCTAAATGGTATTTTGTCTACATTTCAGTGGTTCGGTGAAGGAGAGAAATATGTTAAGGCTGTTTTTTCTTTAGCAAGTAAAATATCGCCCAGTGTTATTTTTATTGATGAGGTATGGAGAATATAAATTGCTTTTATTAGCATATTGATTTATCTGGATATTCGTACTGTATGAAATGTTTACCTTTGATTTCGTCAACTTTTGACAGGTTGACAGTATGTTAGGAAGGAGAGAAAATCCAGGAGAGCATGAAGCGATGCGCAAGATGAAAAATGAATTTATGGTAAATTGGGATGGCTTGCGCACTAAAGATAAAGAACGTGTACTGGTTCTTGGTGCCACAAATAGACCTTTTGACCTGGATGAGGCTGTTATTAGAAGATTCCCTCGCAGGTAACTATAGTCTCATGCACTGGTAATTGTTGCTAATTATTATAATTATTTGGTTGTTaattattattgttattgtaGGTTAATGGTAAACTTGCCTGACGCATCAAATAGGGAGAAAATTTTGAAAGTAATTTTGGCAAAAGAAGAGTTGGGACGAGATACTGATCTGGAGTCACTTGCCAATATGACTGATGGATATTCAGGAAGTGACCTCAAGGTATGTTTGGTGTTGATTTGCTCTATATGCTTTGGAAGTGACTGCAGAAGTTTCATTGAGCTGGTTGTGTTTTCAGAATCTATGTGTAACTGCCGCACACTACCCTATCCGAGAAATCctggagaaggaaaagaaggtaGGCGTTTGTTTGTGCCTTGGCGTTAAACAAACTTCGATAAAAATGTTTTTTGGCTTATACCGTGTTTAGCCATTATAATTGTTCGATTTATTCTCTAAGCTAGGGGTTTGCTTCTTTCAATTGCAGGAGAAGAGTGTTGCAAAATCAGAAGGCAGGCCTGAGCCTGCCTTGCATGGAAGCGAGGACGTCCGTCCTCTTAGTTTGGATGACTTCAAATCTGCTCATGAGCAGGTGAGGACACCCCATTTACCATCACTGCAAACTGATACCTGTTTCTGTACCTTTTGCTGATAACATAACTTTTTCCATCACGATAGGTTTGTGCGAGCGTTTCATCTGATTCGGCAAACATGAATGAGCTAAACCAATGGAACGAGCTCTACGGTGAAGGTGGatcaaggaaaaagaaagcacTCAGCTACTTCATGTGAGAGCGCAAGCATAATCGAGATAAACCGAGATTttccgtgccgccgccgcattgTACAGTTGCTATAGTACACCTCGGCATGTGCATCCCCTCGGCTTGTGCATCGTCCAACTTGTCCAGCCAAAACCAGTCTGGTTTTTCTTCCTCCCTTCAGGAGCAACCGGCTGCCGGCCATCCTCTTCGTGTAATTAAGTTGTGCACCGAGTCCggcttttgtttgtttccaaGTTTAAGATTCAACTTAAAAAGCCATCGCCTCATCCAGTTGAGCCTCTCTTTAGTTCCTGTTTGCAGCCGATTGTCATTCGCTTGGCTATATAGGCCCTGTGTACCTATGTTAAATGAATGGGCATGAAAATAAGAACATTTCCCTGTTGTAGACAGTACAAGATCCTTGGCGACAGTTAATTGTCCCAAGGGTTTGTTGCTGTCATATATGCTTCCCATATGCTTTCATACCAATAACTATGAAAAGCATCTTTTAGTGTATTTTGTTTGACAGATTGTTTAGTGATTTTTGGGATTTGAATTATCCTTTCTAATGAAAAAACTAGCAACTTTAGAACCTAACTTCACATTACAACTCGTTCACCAGGAGTACAAGCTGATTATAATCTAAATCTGTATGCtacggtttttttttagcaagcGAGCATAAAGTAAGAGATTGATGAGAGAAAACCGGATTGAACGATTTGTAGGACAAACTCGAACGACAGTAGTGCAAATCCTGTTCCAAATTAATAGTACAAGCTGTACAGTGTACAATAATGATAATAATGAAAGGCTAACCAAGATTGTACTTCTGTTTTTCCGTAAGATCAGAGCTAAAGCAAAGCACAAACTGTGGTTTTGACATTCTGTGGTCCAATTTATAAACAAAATGGTATGGAAGAAATACATGTAATCTTGGCCTTCCCAGGCATGACATGCTGTAAAAACCATCTAAAAGAAATCTCACCGTTTGCCCTTGAACACTATAGTTGTTGAACGTTGAAGTCTCAGATATGTTGTGCCGACAAAGACAGCACAAAATTTAAGGGTCGGAGCAGTTGAACATAGCATATTATACAGTGATAACTACCCGATTACTGCACTGTTTCTTTTGGACGCCAAGATCAGCTGCGTCTTAATCCTTTCTCCAGGGCTTCATGTGGGTACAAATAAGCTGGCTGTACATTCACTAGGATGGCTTAAAAGAGCTCTTC carries:
- the LOC100840651 gene encoding uncharacterized protein LOC100840651 isoform X1 produces the protein MVETRRSSAAKRPSASPSPSPVSPSASAPPPKRPKAEPPSSPASSAPGRAEEDSEAAAAAARSGGGSADDAPAAAKKDQGGDKPAAPAAAESSRRRKETTPQQHVAPWAKLLSQCSQSPHLHISVPQFSVGQSKRCNLWLKDQPVSKILCKLRHHEQGAGLCELEVIGEKGVVLLNGKAVTPGIKLPLTAGDELVFSSCGKHAYILQHPLKDKVAKAVPSSAVGLLEPPVAGVNHIHMANRSEVTSAVTGTEMLASLSNQSKDLPALPPASAGDDNQRVVRPIASSASDKSKGRCISPDKECENGETANEANSNIEDSPMDVAATPTSPDAVANDISRQNGFGSDAHLDEIGKIATYKIRPVLRMIAGSTVPGFDLTGDPFKALEDQREIIRELTAADNLPPSRCEAFKDGMKQAIISPSDIEVTFENFPYYLSENTKNVLLSCSFLHLEKKDLIKQFSEISSINQRILLSGPAGSEIYQETLIKALAKHFGARLLVVDSLLLPGAPSKDPETQKDVGKIDKSGDKAGEKLAILHKHRSSLADAIHFRRPAAPTSSVNADIVGTSTLHSATLPKQESSTATSKGYTFREGERVRYVGSAQPSSVIHRGPSYGYRGRVMLAFEENGSSKIGVRFDKQVPDGNDLGGLCEEDHGFFCSAELLRPDFAGGEEVERLAMTELIEVISEESKTGSLIVLLKDVEKSFTGITESFSSLRNKLELLPAGVLVIGSHTQMDSRKEKAHPGGFLFTKFASSSQTLFDLFPDSFGSRLHERNKESPKAMKHLNKLFPNKITIQLPQDEALLTNWKQQLDRDVETLKAKSNIGSIRTFLNRSAIECNDLEELFIKDQSLTNENVDKIVGYAVSYHFKNNKVETTKDGKLVLTSESLKHGLDMLQSLHTDNKSSKKSLKDVVTENEFEKRLLADVIPPNDIGVTFDDIGALENVKETLKELVMLPLQRPELFCKGQLTKPCKGILLFGPPGTGKTMLAKAVATEAGANFINISMSSITSKWFGEGEKYVKAVFSLASKISPSVIFIDEVDSMLGRRENPGEHEAMRKMKNEFMVNWDGLRTKDKERVLVLGATNRPFDLDEAVIRRFPRRLMVNLPDASNREKILKVILAKEELGRDTDLESLANMTDGYSGSDLKNLCVTAAHYPIREILEKEKKEKSVAKSEGRPEPALHGSEDVRPLSLDDFKSAHEQVCASVSSDSANMNELNQWNELYGEGGSRKKKALSYFM
- the LOC100840651 gene encoding uncharacterized protein LOC100840651 isoform X2 — protein: MVETRRSSAAKRPSASPSPSPVSPSASAPPPKRPKAEPPSSPASSAPGRAEEDSEAAAAAARSGGGSADDAPAAAKKDQGGDKPAAPAAAESSRRRKETTPQQHVAPWAKLLSQCSQSPHLHISVPQFSVGQSKRCNLWLKDQPVSKILCKLRHHEQGAGLCELEVIGEKGVVLLNGKAVTPGIKLPLTAGDELVFSSCGKHAYILQHPLKDKVAKAVPSSAVGLLEPPVAGVNHIHMANRSEVTSAVTGTEMLASLSNQSKDLPALPPASAGDDNQRVVRPIASSASDKSKGRCISPDKECENGETANEANSNIEDSPMDVAATPTSPDAVANDISRQNGFGSDAHLDEIALEDQREIIRELTAADNLPPSRCEAFKDGMKQAIISPSDIEVTFENFPYYLSENTKNVLLSCSFLHLEKKDLIKQFSEISSINQRILLSGPAGSEIYQETLIKALAKHFGARLLVVDSLLLPGAPSKDPETQKDVGKIDKSGDKAGEKLAILHKHRSSLADAIHFRRPAAPTSSVNADIVGTSTLHSATLPKQESSTATSKGYTFREGERVRYVGSAQPSSVIHRGPSYGYRGRVMLAFEENGSSKIGVRFDKQVPDGNDLGGLCEEDHGFFCSAELLRPDFAGGEEVERLAMTELIEVISEESKTGSLIVLLKDVEKSFTGITESFSSLRNKLELLPAGVLVIGSHTQMDSRKEKAHPGGFLFTKFASSSQTLFDLFPDSFGSRLHERNKESPKAMKHLNKLFPNKITIQLPQDEALLTNWKQQLDRDVETLKAKSNIGSIRTFLNRSAIECNDLEELFIKDQSLTNENVDKIVGYAVSYHFKNNKVETTKDGKLVLTSESLKHGLDMLQSLHTDNKSSKKSLKDVVTENEFEKRLLADVIPPNDIGVTFDDIGALENVKETLKELVMLPLQRPELFCKGQLTKPCKGILLFGPPGTGKTMLAKAVATEAGANFINISMSSITSKWFGEGEKYVKAVFSLASKISPSVIFIDEVDSMLGRRENPGEHEAMRKMKNEFMVNWDGLRTKDKERVLVLGATNRPFDLDEAVIRRFPRRLMVNLPDASNREKILKVILAKEELGRDTDLESLANMTDGYSGSDLKNLCVTAAHYPIREILEKEKKEKSVAKSEGRPEPALHGSEDVRPLSLDDFKSAHEQVCASVSSDSANMNELNQWNELYGEGGSRKKKALSYFM